A stretch of the Myxococcaceae bacterium JPH2 genome encodes the following:
- a CDS encoding 30S ribosomal protein S12, with amino-acid sequence MPTISQLVRKGREKLNIKGKSPALKECPQKRGVCTRVYTTTPKKPNSALRKVARVRLTNGIEVTSYIPGVGHNLQEHSVVMIRGGRVKDLPGVRYHIVRGTLDSVGVAGRKQSRSKYGAKRPS; translated from the coding sequence GTGCCGACCATCAGCCAGCTCGTCCGCAAGGGCCGCGAGAAGCTCAACATCAAGGGCAAGAGCCCTGCCCTGAAGGAGTGCCCCCAGAAGCGCGGTGTTTGCACCCGCGTGTACACCACGACCCCGAAGAAGCCGAACTCGGCCCTCCGCAAGGTGGCGCGTGTTCGTCTGACCAACGGGATCGAGGTCACCTCCTACATCCCCGGCGTGGGTCACAACCTCCAGGAGCACTCGGTGGTGATGATCCGCGGTGGCCGTGTGAAGGACCTCCCGGGTGTTCGCTACCACATCGTTCGCGGAACGCTGGACTCCGTGGGTGTTGCGGGCCGCAAGCAGAGCCGTTCGAAGTACGGAGCGAAGCGCCCGAGCTGA
- the rpsG gene encoding 30S ribosomal protein S7, whose product MPRRRVVAKRKILPDPKFQDRLVTKFVNDLMRKGKKSIAEGVCYGAFALIEERAKEDPLKTFKKALDNVKPVLEVKSRRVGGATYQVPVEVRQDRRVALGMRWIITYAKARGEKTMQEKLAGEIMDAANNRGNAVKKREDTHKMAEANKAFAHYRW is encoded by the coding sequence ATGCCTCGTCGTCGCGTAGTCGCTAAGCGGAAGATCCTCCCCGATCCGAAGTTCCAGGATCGGCTCGTGACGAAGTTCGTCAACGACCTGATGCGCAAGGGGAAGAAGTCCATCGCCGAGGGAGTCTGCTACGGCGCGTTCGCCCTCATCGAGGAGCGTGCGAAGGAGGACCCCCTCAAGACCTTCAAGAAGGCCCTGGACAACGTCAAGCCCGTGCTCGAGGTGAAGAGCCGCCGCGTCGGTGGCGCCACCTACCAGGTGCCCGTGGAGGTCCGTCAGGATCGCCGCGTGGCGCTGGGCATGCGCTGGATCATCACCTACGCCAAGGCGCGTGGTGAGAAGACGATGCAGGAGAAGCTGGCCGGCGAGATCATGGACGCCGCCAACAACCGCGGTAACGCGGTGAAGAAGCGTGAAGACACGCACAAGATGGCCGAGGCGAACAAGGCCTTCGCGCACTACCGCTGGTAG